One Aegilops tauschii subsp. strangulata cultivar AL8/78 chromosome 2, Aet v6.0, whole genome shotgun sequence genomic window, taggtgcccccgagatggtgtgtggataagatggactgttgggaggcgttggtggatgcgTGGTGCTCTGCCCAATGGAAAGTTGAACACCAAAGGGCCAAGGATAAGCgcgaccaaatggaaggtgtgccacaccatcaagggagctccaacccgTTTGAGTACGGGgagaactgggtatgtggtttgctacatgattcatgcaattcattcttcatgctagatagttcatttatgacatatttagctctaaaatgatataataaccttagatagctctataaaatgacttaatatgctttagtcagttaaaaaatggcataactagcttcgatagctcaataacgacctaaactaatcttagctagttcattcatggcataattagctctaaaatgacataataaccttagatagctctatagaatgcctaaatatgctatagttagctctaaaatgacataataaccttggatagctcaataatgacataattagcatactttggtcaaaaatggcataataatcttggttacctcgaaaatgacctaaacttagcttattttcctcgaaagtgacataataacctttcttagctccaaaatgacctatttacatagcaatatcattcttcatgctagcttgagcccttaactaatattttgttcctctctcTCAGGTGCACCACCACAAGAAGCCTGTGCCAGGTCTGTTCGACCTCTGTGGCATGTCCCATATGGTcccgtacaagaaggccaagccatTCACGGAGTCTGACCTAGATGATCCAGCGAGCTTCACCAACAAGACCTCCCACCACAAGCTTGTGAAGTACAGAcacgaggggaaggcgaggaaaggggaggactttaacccgagccaggatccttttgatacagagctggtgatgatatctggtggcgggaggtcccatggctctccagccattggtgatggactgatacgttgtcctaagactctcccgcagatcaagaagcgcctgagtagctctgatcctgagataacggctcgtgcacggcccgcggagatcgccatggcggttagttatacggactctctcacctttcctccattacattgtgtgtgcgtccgtcgatgattacaatgctaacgaggagtggtgtgttGCAGGCTATTGTTGAGAAAGAGAGATTGAAGACGAAGGAGCTTGTGGAGGAGGCAAAAAGGGAGGCACAAAAGGAGATGGAGGAGAAAACGGCTaagctgttggaggaggagaggaaccggaacgaccttgctaaccgggccctatacgagctcatcgtggtacggttctcgtgcatattagcccaatcatgcacgtaatgttcgcattactatctaatatgactgactcgtgagaaccaaatgtgcagaccATGTGCGAGAAAAACGGTCAGGCCCCTCCGCCGATGCACCAGATTGCTCCGGCGAACACGGTGAGTTTGATTTGAATGGTCGTTGCTTACtactattcacatttcagtttgcgaacttgctaacgagacattattggaaatgatctttggtgcagcatggctcccgacaagcatcgaccactccttctgccaacgccggaaccccgaccggtccttcacctccgtctggcactggcgcagccccgaccattcctacacctccgtgataacggtatttttcttcttatttagcgtgtttagtccatttatgacataatttagcctatttagtccacaaatgacataataagatgaagaaaatcaaggaagaggaaggaaagaaggtaggaagagaagaagaagaagactagaagaagaagaagattcttctagtcttcttcttctccttcttcttcttcttcttcttcttcttcttcttctagttttcttcttcttcttcttctccaaaatgaagttagctctaagttatatcaaaaatggcataatatgcttagttaggtcaaaaatggcataattagctaggtaagctcaaaaatgaattttttcttcttatttagcctatttagtccatttatgacataatttagcctatttagtccacaaatgacataataagatgaagaaaatcaaggaagaggaagaaaagaaggaataggaagaaaagaagaagaagaagaaaagaagaagaagaagaagattcttcttcttcttcttctagttttcttcttcttctccaaaatgaagttagctctaagttatatcaaaaatggcataatatgcttagttcactaaaaatggcacaattagctaggttagctccattttacctaagtatgcttacttcttcttcttcattttcttcttcttcttctgattctagtctttttcttctaactttcttgtttcccattttgcatatttaattcactatatggaagcttgcatggatggagtgcttgtttcccTTTTCATTTTTTCGTTTGCATCGATAAAAAATGTGGAACTTTGTTATATGGATGCATGCATGGAACAATGTGTTGGATGAACATTGTGATGTTACtataatatgtatggatggaactctgTTTCCTattatgtatgtatgttgtcatggatGGAGCTATGTGTTGGATACATCATATGTCTGTTGTGCATGTGAAAAAAatatatgtatatctgtgtgtgAATTCCTGTGAAATTAAATGGATTCCAATAAAAATAGGGGATATGTAGCCtgtttgccgtctgctagcagacggcaaagagcttcgccatctgctagcagacgacaaacaGGACACATGGCAGCTACCTGTACTAcctgggaacactggctgcctatttggtcactttgtcgtctgccagcggacggcaaagattcaaatcactttgccgtctgccagcggatggCATAGCTGGCCACATGGCAAGTTCCCAGTAATGCCtagctgagctctttgccgtctgtcagcggacggcaaagagctttgactctttgccgtccgctggcagacggcaaagagcgccgttaaccccctaacggcaCTCACGCCACTGCACTGTCGTCCGTTGtttttgccgtctgctggcctcggatggcggacggcaaaatcctttgccgtccgtttccaggaagcggacggcaaagaaggcctttgctggcacgtgTTGAGACGGACAgtttgtcgtctgctggcggacggcaaagacttttgccgtccgtgatccatgcctttgccgtccaccatggcggacggcaaagaagctgactCCAAtagtgtgataacccacaagtataggggatcgcaacagttttcgagggtagagtattcaacccaaatttattgattcgacacaaggggagccaaagaatattctcaagtattagcagttgagttttcaattcaaccacacctggataacttaatatctgcagcaaagtatttagtagcaaagtagtatggaagtaacggtaacggtggcaaaaggtaacagtgatagttttgtagtgattgtaacagtagcaacgaaaaagtaaataagcgatgaacaatatgtgaaaagctcgtaggcatttgatcggtgatggagaattatgtcggatgcgatttctcatgcaatagttataacatagggtgacacagaactagctccagttcatcaatgtaatgtaggcatgtattctgaatatagtcatacatgcttatggaaaagaacttgcatgacatcttttgtcctaccctcccgtggcagcggggtcctattggaaactaagggatattaaggcctccttttaatagagtaccggaccaaagcattaacacttagtgaatacatgaactcctcaaactacggtcatcaccggtagtggtcccgattattgtcacttcggggttaacggatcataacacataataggtgactatagacttgcaagataggatcaagaactcacatatattcatggaaacataataggttcagatctgaaatcatggcactcgggccctagtgaaaagcattaagcatagcaaagtcatagcaacatcaatctcggaacatagtggatactagggatcaaaccctaacaaaactaactcgattacatggtaaatctcatccaacccatcaccgtccagcaagcctacgattgaattactcacgcacggcggtgagcatcatgaaattggtgatgaaggaaggtttatgatgacgatggcgacggattcccctctccagagccccgaacggactccagatcagccctctcgagagagattagggcttggcggcggctccatatcgtaaaacgcgatgaatccttctctctgatttttctctccccgaacgtgaatatatagagttggagttgaggtcggtggagcaccagggggcccacgaggcagaggggcacgcccaggggggtaggcgcgccccaccctcgtggacagggtgtgggccccgtggccttgattcttttgccagtattttttattaattacAAAAATAATCTCcctgaagttttaggtcattccgagaacttttatttctgcacaaaaataacaccatggcaattctgctgaaaacagcgtcagtccgggttagttccattcaaatcatacaagttagagtccaaaacaagggcaaaagtgtttggcaaagtagatacgacggagacgtaccatacgtacatacgggcggggtcccaaacgcctactcacgcatacgtatggccagggcttgtgtacatggagaggcagcggagagcggcgacggcgtcctgttcatcgacagccaaccggctgggtcgaaacaGAGAAATTGCGTTGGGTTTATCgagaggcaacagaatgcgtcctgttcatcgggagccaaccggcctagatggaacagccgaaacgaggcctggcgtaccgttgaacggaggaaacggccttctgttcaattgcctacggtcgaaacggtatcatgttcatcgggaggagtctggcgtaccacaaaacagaggaaacagacttctcttcgacctcctatggtcgaaatggggtcctgttgatcgggaggggtgtggcgtaccgcaaaacggaggaaacggacttctcttcgacctcctacggtcgaaatggggtcctgttcatcgggagggatgtggcgtaccgcaaaacgggactccacgggctactattcatccaccgtctactgcctcgctctaGCCTCCATgggttactgttcatccaccgtcgacctcctccagccttcacctgtgactgttcatccatggcgtctccctcctacctccaccagctactgttcatccacggactcctgttcatccagcctccacggaCTACTGTgcatccagccctccacgaggtcctgttcattcagcctccaccgactactgttcaaccagcactccacggggtcctgttcatccaccctcagtcggctcgatcggggtcttgttcatccagcggcaacggcctctccTATCCCCGGGGCATGTTGAtccaacccccaccaggaactgttcatccaacccccaacaatgttcactattcatcaagaggcaacaagttcgatcggcttcagttagcagtagtagcgaaggaatcactcgggttcagttaacagccaagggatcgatcgctcgggttcagtaacgtagctagtgcaatcgctcgggttcagtaagcgaacgcctcgctcgggttcagttagagcccaacgcctcgcacacatgcgtgTACGTGTACGGGAGAAACGCACAAACCTctatgcatcgctcggccccggccacccaccgtaaccgggaactccccgatattttcctcgccctcgcttctaccacgttttttccgtcatggacggcccaaagaatgtcatgcagttgcgtcttcggcccgcccaggacgaaaagcccatttttttcatgattttttgtcatagaagtaggagcccaccatatctatgatgataccggggttttatcacaattatcgtcatagaagtgtcataagcatgatagaaaaaaatcgttcagcccaaaatgtcacggatgtgtctcttttttgtagtgcatgaCGGTGTCGCCGCTCTAGCGACCGCGCCCACCAACTCCTCCCATTATGTTGCAGCTCCAGCTGCGCGCACACACTTCTTGCCCTGCATAGCAAATCAGGCCATACAACCTGATCAACCGCTTGTCAAGGTTCAAGTAAACAGTACCGAAAACATAGTACAACACCgaccagcgggggggggggggtggggacTCGATGGCGATAGTAAATGTTCAAATTGGAGATGAGGAGTGGACAATGACATCCAGAAAGTCTTTGTGCACGTGCCCCTGAGGACTAGCGCCCCGGAGCCGCAGTCGTTGCCGTTGAAGAACTTGATACCACATATCGCCGTTGCGTACGCACGATGAGAAATTCTAACTTCACCGCCCCGAGGAGCTGACAGGAATCTATGTCGGCGCTCCGTATAATCCGTCCCAACGAAAGAAATTGACGAGGATCAGAGCCCGGAAGACAGACTCGGAGAAGAAGCGTCGTCATCCGTCAAACACCGTCCTTGCGAGGACTAAAACCCTAACTATCAACTAGCCAGAGCCGAAGCATTAGGAATCCTCCCCGCCTCCGGCCGCCAAAGCGGCAGGCGGAGGGGAGGTGAATCCACAAGCTCGCTGACGGAAATTGAGGGAAGGAAGGCTTTCCGTAGTCGTCGTGCCAGAGGGGAAAGAAACCATTGTTTAAGACCACACACTTAAAGTTATACATTTAATTATTTTGTATAAAGGGCTCAagaaactgataaaaaatattaaTGTCGTCAACACTTTGTTAATAATGGGCCAAAATATATGTTCTAATCAAGTCCAAAATGGGAGATGAATTTTTGATCTTCAATGCTATTGGTTGCAAAGAAAACTATAAACCGACAAGGATGAGAGGAAAATGCACCCATCGAGATACCATCGTCGTGATATTATAGTTTTGCCGCAAGACCCGCTACCAGTAGCTCATCCATTTGTTTTGATCCGAATCACACTCTCGGTCAGCTCTTCTTATAGATAAGGAACTCCACTCCTTAAAAACTAATTCATCTAAGTGCTCATCCAAATGATATACTAAAAACAACATATGCTAACTTGAATGAACTTGGTTAAATAAAGTCATTCCATAGCATACTTTCTAAATATAGATGTATAAGCACAACATATACTAATGCCACATAATATCACTTATTAATCATAGAAAACCATCAACGACGCCCACGTGTATGCCAATGGGCTAGGTATCAAATTAATACTCAAGATACATACTAACTTTAGCATAATTGTTATCATATCCATATTTGTTTAATTACTAGGTTGTATACCATTTTATTTTGCAACAAAATACGTCTTTATTACTTTGCATAGAACTACAAATTGGCACATAAAATCCTATGTGATCTAGAACAATGCAACCTAAtactgccccctccccccctaaaGGAAAACACTAGTGCCCTCATGTTGTGCCGACACATGACTTTCTTAAGCAAGAACTCACCGTTTGTAGAAACACGCCACTTAATCACAAACTATGTGGCGGTGGACTGAAGCATATGTTAACTTATCAAAGCCTCATAATCTACATGAACAACCATTGAGCGACCGGATCCTCGAAGACTATAGCAAAACCCTAAAAATTCCATTTCAAGAGACTTGACATGAATCGTCAAATAAATATCCATGACGCGAAGAGAAAATCATAGTATATGGCACGCAAGACCATGTTAGCAATGGTTAAACCATGCAAACCTTAATCCGTTGATGGTCATGTTGTGGTACAATGTACATACCATACACATCATTCTGGAATCAACGACTCACCCAAGGTGCCATAGTGATTGTTTGATTTTGATGGAAGCTATATTCATTTGTTGAGAATTTCTATGGTGAACCAAAATAATTAAATATAACTTCTTAATACTACCTCTATTCGATTTACAGGTCGGGCGCATGTTTTTAGATCTTTAATTTAAATAGCAAAATGTGTGTCATATGTTAGTACAAAAAGTATAGTAACTTGAGATTCATCACTGAATGAAGTTTCTAAACATATAGTGTTTGCGCATACAACATACTACACATATTTTGTTTTGTTATTCAAAATCGAAACCTAGAAAATCATGTCGAACTTTCAAAAATCGAACGAAGGAAGAACTTCAACCTTAAAAGCTTTGTCCAGCACCACCTCATTTCACAGCCTCAAAATAACACGGATATATTAATAACAAAATGCCGTATTTATTTCGTTCTTCATTTGCCAAATGCTGTCGCAAGACACTCAACCATACACTGATTTATGACAGCATAATAAATTCGCATCATATAAACCAGCAACAAGACTCccggaaaagaaaaagaaaaagaaaaacacttTCCAATCGCACTCCCTAACCACAGGGCCCACACTGGCAGCGCTATAACGGCAGCTACCAACGCGCTCCAAATCTGGGACCTCCCACCGGCCCTACACGTTAGCCTGCCTCCCCCATTCAATCAACGACCAGCATGATAACGAACTCCTAGATCCGACGGCCTGGATCCGCCGCCAGCCCGCTATATATCCAGTCACCTCACCCACGGGCACCCTCTCTTTCCGCCCTCCGCAACCTCACGAGACTCCCCCAACCCCAGGCGACcctcctcggcggcggcggcgcgggcggcgatgCAGATGGCGGCGACCACAACGGAGTCACAGGTGGCCGTGCCGCCTCACCACCCCCACGCGCACCCGCATCCGCACCCACCTCCGCATCACCCGCACCCGCACCACCACATGCCGCAGCCGCGGTGGGTCGTCCTCCCCTACCCGCCGCCGTCCATGGTGGCCGcaccgcccccgcccccgccgcagttcgccaagcactacgcgcCGGGGCCGCCGCCTCCCCCTGCCGCGGCCGGGCGACGCACGCCGACCCCACCCGCGGCCGGATCCGGCGGGAACGGCTGCGAGGAGAATAAGACGATCTGGGTCGGCGACCTCCAGTACTGGATGGACGAGAACTACCTCCACAACTGCTTCGGCCCCAGCGGCGAGGTTTGTGTTCTCTCCCGATCCGGACTTGTCCGTACTAGATCTCGCGAATACAGTAAGATTCGCCCCATTCCTTTGTCCTGATTCATGTGTTGTGCCATCAAATTGCCATGAAAGCGTATATTTTGTGCTTTGCTGTCGTTTGATGCGGATAAAAGGCGATGCTTCTATAATTAGCCGTGAAAAGTTGCTCAAGGCGCCAACTTTAAGGCCATTCAATACAGTACGGATGGAATGCTCTTCTTTGAATGGTTATTACTTCCATAGCTGCAAGCCATTTCTTCTTTCTGAATTGTAATAACAAACAAAATAGCATTATTCTTTGCGATGCTAGCTTCCAAAGGTGCCGACTTTGGGGATTTATACTAGTTTGGTTAGTACTCGTTTGGACGAAACGGTCTTGGCGCGTATAATTTAATGAACATTGTGAATGAGCTGAGCTAGTTATTGCATTTTGGTGATTAcagaataagtaaaataacggtTGGAGGGGTGAAAGGAAGCCATAATGAAAGCCTTGACCAATTAAGGCTATCTTTTATTGGGAGGTTTGCTTACTGACGTGGACAGGAATTGGGAAAAGTGGCAAGTACTTTGTCTGGAAGATGGTTAACGAAGAAAGCAAGTTGTACGCGATCTTGTGTTTGTACAATTTGGCAGGAACTATCCTTTACACACATCAACCATGATAGGTTTATTAAAAGACATAATGAATGTTAACCACTCATGGGTTCATCTATTTTTTCCCCTTCAATCATTGCATATTTCTTCTCTTGCCCAGCTACTAGTTTACTCACCCTTTTCTCTACATCTGCTTCATAGGTGGTAACAATAAAAGTTATCCGCAATAGGCAAACTGGACAATCAGAGGGATATGGTTTTGTAGAGTTCTTTTCCCATGCATCAGCAGACAAAGCCCTTCAGAATTTTACTGGCCATGTGATGCCCAACACCGATCGAGCCTTTAAGTTGAACTGGGCATCCTATAGCATGGGTGAAAAGCGATCAGAAGTTGTCTCTGACCACTCAATTTTTGTTGGTGATTTAGCTGCTGATGTTACTGATGAAATGTTGATGGAGCTTTTTGCTAGCAAGTATCGCTCCGTGAAAGGAGCTAAAGTTATCATTGATGCAAACACAGGCCGTTCTAGGGGCTATGGGTTTGTTAGATTTGGAGATGATACCGACAAAGCTCATGCAATGACTGAAATGAACGGTGTTTATTGC contains:
- the LOC109766482 gene encoding polyadenylate-binding protein RBP47 isoform X2, which produces MQMAATTTESQVAVPPHHPHAHPHPHPPPHHPHPHHHMPQPRWVVLPYPPPSMVAAPPPPPPQFAKHYAPGPPPPPAAAGRRTPTPPAAGSGGNGCEENKTIWVGDLQYWMDENYLHNCFGPSGEVVTIKVIRNRQTGQSEGYGFVEFFSHASADKALQNFTGHVMPNTDRAFKLNWASYSMGEKRSEVVSDHSIFVGDLAADVTDEMLMELFASKYRSVKGAKVIIDANTGRSRGYGFVRFGDDTDKAHAMTEMNGVYCSTRPIRVGPATPRRTSDGDSNNRTVYVGGLDPNVSEDELRKSFAKYGDVASVKIPLGKQCGFVQYVNRTDAEEALQGLNGAVIGKQAVRLSWGRSPSHKQSRGDSGNRRNNNNMYYGTPFYGGYGYASPVPHPNMYAPAYGAYPFYGNQQLVS
- the LOC109766482 gene encoding polyadenylate-binding protein RBP47 isoform X1; its protein translation is MQMAATTTESQVAVPPHHPHAHPHPHPPPHHPHPHHHMPQPRWVVLPYPPPSMVAAPPPPPPQFAKHYAPGPPPPPAAAGRRTPTPPAAGSGGNGCEENKTIWVGDLQYWMDENYLHNCFGPSGEVVTIKVIRNRQTGQSEGYGFVEFFSHASADKALQNFTGHVMPNTDRAFKLNWASYSMGEKRSEVVSDHSIFVGDLAADVTDEMLMELFASKYRSVKGAKVIIDANTGRSRGYGFVRFGDDTDKAHAMTEMNGVYCSTRPIRVGPATPRRTSGDSGSSTPGHSDGDSNNRTVYVGGLDPNVSEDELRKSFAKYGDVASVKIPLGKQCGFVQYVNRTDAEEALQGLNGAVIGKQAVRLSWGRSPSHKQSRGDSGNRRNNNNMYYGTPFYGGYGYASPVPHPNMYAPAYGAYPFYGNQQLVS